The genomic DNA AGCAAAATGATGACGGTGATTTTGTGCTGAAGGAGCACAACTGTCCGATTTCGCAAATCGCAAACCGTTACAACCACGCCTGTGACTGCGAATTAAGCTTATTCAAATCGCTGCTGAACACAGAGGTAGAGCGTACAGAATGCCTGGCACAGGACGGAAAAAGATGCATTTATGTCATTTCCAATCCCAAATAAGGAAGTAGAACAGCAGTAATATAAAAACCTTCGGATCCGCCGATTGTCAGCGCCGAAGGTTTTCTTTTGCCTGAAATTGGGTATGATTAAACAGGGAATATTACTCTATATCATCAAAAGCCCGAAGCTCCTCCTCAATCGTCTGCCGGATTAGCTGCACGCACTCTTCGACCGTCTTGGCAAATACCCGCTTGCCATTGACCATCGCATAGGGCCTTAGCTTGCACAGGCCGCACAAATTGAGGCAGTCGAGGCGGAGAACGGCTATCTCGGGATATTCTTCTTCCAGCTGCTCCAGCTCTACCGAGCTGAGCAGGTTGCTATCGCATACTTCCACAACGACGATTCCCAAGCCCACCACATGTCACCTCAAATGTACGTTATCGTTACAGTTCAATTATTATGATAAACGTCCTACCATTTGTCAATACAAACTAGCCATTTAATATACTTAACATACATATAAGTTGACTAAGTGTCCGTAAATATTTATAATGATCATTGTGAGAAATAAAGGGCACTACATATACACTAGAGAGGATGATTTAAATTATGGCACACCAATTACCTGCTCTACCTTACCCGAATAACGCACTCGAACCACATATCGACGAACAAACGATGATGATCCACCATGATCGCCATCACAATACTTATGTAACGAACCTGAATGCGGCGCTGGAGTCCGCTCCTGAGCTTCAATCCAAATCTCTGGAAGATCTGATCGCCGATCTGGACAGCGTTCCTGAGAGCATCCGCACAGCGGTTCGGAACAACGGCGGCGGACACGCCAACCACTCCCTGTTCTGGGAAACGATCGGACCAAACGGCGGCGGACAGCCTTCCGGCAAGCTTGCTGACGCAATCAACAACGAGCTTGGCGGCTTCGACAAGTTCAAGGAAGATTTCACGAAGGCAGCAACGACTCGTTTCGGCAGCGGCTGGGCATTCCTTGCGGTAGACAAAGACGGCAAGTTGACCGTATACAGCCTGCCTAATCAGGATTCCCCAATTATGGAAGGCAAAACTCCAATCCTCGGTCTGGACGTTTGGGAGCATGCTTACTACCTGAAATACCAAAACAAACGCCCTGACTACATCGCAGCTTTCTTCAACGTCATCAACTGGTCTGAAGTTGAGAAGCGTTATGAAGCAGCACTAAACAAATAATTGTGTTTTCGCAAGACGGACGTCCCTTTACGGAGACGTCCGTCTTTTTGTCAAGCGATTTCTTATTGTACAGGCTTGGCTAACCTCTGTACCGATTCCCGGACGATCAGCGTTGGTGCGATGCTCCAGCGAATCGCTTCCCGGGAAGGTTCAGGCAGCGATAGCAGCAGCTCTGCAGCGGCATCGCACATTCGCTCCTTTTCTACGCGTACCGTCGTCATACTCACGCCCGAGCTGCTGTCATACCGGAGATCATCATAACCCGCAATCGAAATGTCCCCAGGCACGGCAATGTTCCGTTTCTGAAGCACCTCGGCCAAAATATAGGCAATTCGGTCGTTCCCGCAGAAAAATGCGCTTGGCAGCTCGGTCAGTCCAGACAGGAAGGAGGAGATTTCCTCTTCCGTATAATCATAGCCTTCCGAGGACGTCAGGCAATACTCTCCCCTTATCTTCAGTCCTCCGCTCTGCATTGCCCTCCAGTACCCCAGCCAGCGCTCTTCATGGCTTGTCGTCAAATTGACGGGGCCGATGAATCCGATTTCGTCATGTCCGCACTCCATGAGATAGGAGACCGCTTCATATGCCCCCTCCATATTCGCCGAGGTGACTACCGGACAAGGCAGGTCCCGGTGATAAGAATCCATCATGACAAGCCGGACCTGCTGCTCCCAGATAAGACGCGCATATTCCAAGCTCGTAATTCCAAATAATATAACGCCTCGATAAGAAATATCCGTGAACAGGCGCGGCAGCTTAAGACGCTGCTCGGATTCGCGGTCAATCGGCGCGATGACGGCGTTGAAGCCTTTGCTGCGAATGCTCTTCTCGAGCCCCCAAATTATGTCATGATAAAATTGAAAATGATCGTTGTCCTGGTAGCTCATAATCCGTTCTGGCACAAGCACGAGAATATTGGATTGTTCGCTGTCGCTGACGGCATAAGGGCCATATCCCATTTCCTTGGCTGTATGCATAATACGGCTGCGCAATTCCTCGCTTACCCCCTTCTTGTTGGTCAGGGCCAGCGATACGGCATTTTTGGAAATTTCCAGCTTGTCGGCAATATCCTGCATGGATATTTTCTTTTTACGGGCCATTCTTTTCAACCCTCTCAAAACATGATAAACTTAACCTAAATATACTTTACAAAAATTGATTTTGTCAAGTTTGTAAAGTTAACATAGAATACAGGAGGTATTCGACTTGGAAGTGAAATACGCGATAGGCATCGATATCGGCGGTACCAAGACAGCGATCGGGATCATCGATTCGGATGGAATGGTATGCGCCAAGACCTCCCTGCCTACAGATCTAACGGTTGATCCGCACGTGATGGTCAGCCGTATAGCCGATGCCGCCAAGCTGCTGCTTGCGGAACAGAGCCTGAACGAAGCCCAAATTGAAGGCATTGGAGTCGGGGCTCCCGGCCCTTTGAATACGAAGACGGGCCATATCGTCAAGCCGCCCAATATGCCGGCTTGGCATGGCTTCCCTTTGCTTGAATCCTTGAAGCGGCATTTTGTGCTTCCGATTGCATTCGAGAACGACGCCACGGCCGCTGCACTGGCTGAGAAATGGCAGGGAGCCGCGCGGGACACCGACCATTTCATCTTTATAACGATCAGCACCGGCATCGGTGCCGGCATATTCTCGCACGGCAAGCTGATTACGGGCTCGACCGGCAACGCTGGCGACGTAGGGCATCTGGTCATTGACCCATCCGCCGGGAACTGCGTATGCGGACAGCAGGGCTGCTGGGAGTTCGTCGCTTCCGGCACAGCTATCGCCAGACAAGCTTCCCGGCTGCTTGGCAGGGACGTCAGCTCCAAAGAGGCGTTCGATCTCGCTCAGGAAGGGCATCCCGGTATGAAGACGCTGATCGATCAAGTGTTTCGCTACATTGGCATCGGCTGCGTCACACTGATCAACACCTTCGACCCGGAGAAGGTGGTCATCGGCGGCGGCGTCTCGCAGGTCGGTAAGCCACTGTTTAGCTCCGTGCAGGATTATGTGAGCAGATGCGCCTTGAATCCGTCGGGGCAGAGCACCCCGATCGTCCCTGCCGCATTATGCCAGGATGCAGGACTCATCGGCGCTGCTGCATTGATCCATATGAAATATTAATCACGCGATAAGAAGGGAAGATAACATCTCTATGAATCAACAGCCTATTTTTCTAAAACCTGTATTTCAAGAGCGCATTTGGGGCGGAAGCAAGCTGGCAGAGCTATTCGGCTACGATATACCTTATGCGAAGACCGGAGAGTGCTGGGCGGTATCGGCTCACCCCAACGGACAAAGCGTTGTCAAAGCCGGTCCCTACCAGGGACTGACCCTTGGGGAGCTATGGTCGTCCCATCCGGAATTATTTCAATCGGAATCACCGGTATTCCCCTTGCTGACCAAAATTTTGGACGCTTCCGACGACCTCTCCGTTCAGGTTCATCCAGACGATGAGTATGCTGGAGAGCATGAGAACGGCGAGCTGGGCAAGACGGAGTGCTGGTATATCATTGACGCCGAGCCGGGCGCAGAGATCATTTATGGCCATGAGGCCAAATCCAAGGAGCAGCTCGTGCAGTGGATCGAGGAAGGAAATTGGGAGGGGCTTCTTACCAAGGTTCCGGTTCATCCCGGCGATTTCTTCTACGTGCCTAGCGGGACGATTCATGCACTCGGCAAAGGAATCGTTGTGCTTGAGACGCAGCAGAGCTCAGACACTACCTATCGTGTTTACGATTATGATCGTAAAGACAAGGACGGAAATACCCGGGAGCTTCATCTGGACAAGGCCATTGACGTCACCACGATTCCCCAGTCGTACAAGAAGGAGACCTATGATACATTTACGCAAGAAGGACTTACTGTCACCTCCTTTGTATCAAACGATTTCTTCACCGTACAAAAATGGGATCTCGATGGCCAGACCCATCTGGAAGCTGGCAAGAAATACATTCTTTGCAGCGTAATTGAAGGACAAGGACAGTTGACTATCGGAGACAATCAATACCCGCTAAACAAGGGCGACCACTTCATTCTCCCTGTCTCCTTCGGCCCGTATGAACTGAACGGTTCGATGAATTTGATCATATCCTCGGAATAACGGAATAGCAACACCACACAAGTCCTAACGCCGAATAAAAAACGGGCTGACTCTAGTTAGAAGCATCTAACTTCGAAGTCAGCCCGTTTCGTTTACATATGTCCGACTAAATACCGTTCGCGAATTATGCGGAAATGATGAATCGCATGACCGGCGATAATATAAGCAAGCGCCCTGCTGGATACAGGTCCCCCGCTCGCGGTTCCGACCCTCTGCCAAGCTTCATCATCCAACTGCCGGATAAGCGACAAGGTCGCTTTCCTAACCATCGTGAAATCCTTCAACAACTGCTGGATCGACAGCCGTTCAAAATTGGCATGGCTCACAAACAGCTCCTCGTTAAAACCCGGCAGCGGCGTCTTATCTCCCCTGGCAATCCGCAGCAGCCGATAGCTCATCACACGCTCCGTATCCGTTATATGCCCCAGCACTTCCTTCAGGCTCCATTTTCCTTCCGCATACTTGTAATTACCGGCTTCGTCCGAGAGTGTTCCCAGCTTCAGCATTGCTTCCTCCGGCTGAAGCTCAAGCAGAGAAATTAACTCTCCTTCCGGCACTTCACGAATATATTCCTCGAAATGTTCCAGATACTCTCCTGACTGTGGTTTAGACAACGTCATAACTCATCCCCCAAACATAGATATAAATCGTTTAATCATCCCATACGTCATCCATCAAAGACTTCACATACTCGCTTCTTTGCTTTGTCTTCTCGGCGTTTGCATTCCACCGGGTTCCGTCCCATTCCACGACATCTCCGGTCTTAACGCCGGCGCCTACCAGCTCGCGAGGCACGTCCCTTGTCTGGCCATCTACCTCTATAATACAATACTCACCTTCAAAGCCTTCAATGATCCCAACCATCGTTCCACTCACCTCTCGGTCGCGATTCGGTATGTATGACCGTCTGAAGCAATTTCCACGGTGCCATGCAGGTCATTGCGGTATACTTCAATCCCCTGCTTACTTAGCCTATCTAACACGGTCGAAGTAGGATGCCCATAATTGTTCTCTCCAACCTGGATCACCCCATATTGCGGAGCAGCCTTCTTCAGGAAGCTTAAGGTCGTAGAAGATTTCGAGCCATGATGTCCTATCAGCATTACGTCGGCCTGCAAATCCGCCCCGGATTCGATCA from Paenibacillus woosongensis includes the following:
- a CDS encoding DUF1450 domain-containing protein; its protein translation is MGLGIVVVEVCDSNLLSSVELEQLEEEYPEIAVLRLDCLNLCGLCKLRPYAMVNGKRVFAKTVEECVQLIRQTIEEELRAFDDIE
- a CDS encoding superoxide dismutase, whose protein sequence is MAHQLPALPYPNNALEPHIDEQTMMIHHDRHHNTYVTNLNAALESAPELQSKSLEDLIADLDSVPESIRTAVRNNGGGHANHSLFWETIGPNGGGQPSGKLADAINNELGGFDKFKEDFTKAATTRFGSGWAFLAVDKDGKLTVYSLPNQDSPIMEGKTPILGLDVWEHAYYLKYQNKRPDYIAAFFNVINWSEVEKRYEAALNK
- a CDS encoding LacI family DNA-binding transcriptional regulator; the protein is MARKKKISMQDIADKLEISKNAVSLALTNKKGVSEELRSRIMHTAKEMGYGPYAVSDSEQSNILVLVPERIMSYQDNDHFQFYHDIIWGLEKSIRSKGFNAVIAPIDRESEQRLKLPRLFTDISYRGVILFGITSLEYARLIWEQQVRLVMMDSYHRDLPCPVVTSANMEGAYEAVSYLMECGHDEIGFIGPVNLTTSHEERWLGYWRAMQSGGLKIRGEYCLTSSEGYDYTEEEISSFLSGLTELPSAFFCGNDRIAYILAEVLQKRNIAVPGDISIAGYDDLRYDSSSGVSMTTVRVEKERMCDAAAELLLSLPEPSREAIRWSIAPTLIVRESVQRLAKPVQ
- a CDS encoding ROK family protein, with amino-acid sequence MKYAIGIDIGGTKTAIGIIDSDGMVCAKTSLPTDLTVDPHVMVSRIADAAKLLLAEQSLNEAQIEGIGVGAPGPLNTKTGHIVKPPNMPAWHGFPLLESLKRHFVLPIAFENDATAAALAEKWQGAARDTDHFIFITISTGIGAGIFSHGKLITGSTGNAGDVGHLVIDPSAGNCVCGQQGCWEFVASGTAIARQASRLLGRDVSSKEAFDLAQEGHPGMKTLIDQVFRYIGIGCVTLINTFDPEKVVIGGGVSQVGKPLFSSVQDYVSRCALNPSGQSTPIVPAALCQDAGLIGAAALIHMKY
- the manA gene encoding mannose-6-phosphate isomerase, class I translates to MNQQPIFLKPVFQERIWGGSKLAELFGYDIPYAKTGECWAVSAHPNGQSVVKAGPYQGLTLGELWSSHPELFQSESPVFPLLTKILDASDDLSVQVHPDDEYAGEHENGELGKTECWYIIDAEPGAEIIYGHEAKSKEQLVQWIEEGNWEGLLTKVPVHPGDFFYVPSGTIHALGKGIVVLETQQSSDTTYRVYDYDRKDKDGNTRELHLDKAIDVTTIPQSYKKETYDTFTQEGLTVTSFVSNDFFTVQKWDLDGQTHLEAGKKYILCSVIEGQGQLTIGDNQYPLNKGDHFILPVSFGPYELNGSMNLIISSE
- a CDS encoding DinB family protein, translating into MTLSKPQSGEYLEHFEEYIREVPEGELISLLELQPEEAMLKLGTLSDEAGNYKYAEGKWSLKEVLGHITDTERVMSYRLLRIARGDKTPLPGFNEELFVSHANFERLSIQQLLKDFTMVRKATLSLIRQLDDEAWQRVGTASGGPVSSRALAYIIAGHAIHHFRIIRERYLVGHM
- a CDS encoding DUF3006 domain-containing protein, translating into MVGIIEGFEGEYCIIEVDGQTRDVPRELVGAGVKTGDVVEWDGTRWNANAEKTKQRSEYVKSLMDDVWDD